A stretch of Sulfurimonas xiamenensis DNA encodes these proteins:
- the gatC gene encoding Asp-tRNA(Asn)/Glu-tRNA(Gln) amidotransferase subunit GatC has protein sequence MQVDDALLTRLEKLSFLKISDDKRAEIVEQLSEIVSFVDNLSELNTDNVDDKFAMNDESTFLREDIPLCDKQVNDAILKNAPLSADHFFIVPKIIE, from the coding sequence ATGCAAGTAGATGATGCACTATTAACAAGATTGGAAAAATTATCTTTTTTAAAAATTTCAGATGATAAAAGAGCTGAGATTGTAGAGCAGCTCTCTGAAATTGTGAGTTTTGTTGATAATTTAAGTGAGTTAAATACAGATAATGTTGATGATAAATTTGCTATGAATGATGAATCAACTTTTCTAAGAGAAGATATACCTTTATGCGATAAACAAGTAAATGATGCTATTCTTAAAAATGCACCTTTAAGTGCTGATCACTTTTTTATTGTTCCTAAGATAATTGAATAA
- a CDS encoding type IV pilus twitching motility protein PilT, translated as MDNETNQQIEIKKLLKSVLHFDSSDLHLVPGSEPQIRIDKSLKPLNLPVLSATEIEKMAYALIEDKQKKIFEEKNELDFSFELENVGRFRANYYQTIGGIACAFRMIPLDIPPLEKFNNNPIFKELVKREKGLILVTGPTGSGKSTTLASMLHEINLTQNKHIITIEDPVEFMHTNIKSLFSQREVGQNTNSFATALKFALRQDPDVILIGEMRDKETIAAALTAAETGHIVFATLHTNSASSTINRIIDVFPSGEQAQVRAQLASSLISVISQSLMPRISGGIVATQEVLISNPAIQNLIREDKVHQIYSQMQLNQTETNMTTQTDQLLNLLRKKVITKETAITASNRPEEFIKIINNM; from the coding sequence ATGGACAATGAAACAAATCAACAAATAGAGATAAAGAAACTGCTTAAGAGTGTTTTACATTTTGATTCTTCAGATTTACATCTTGTTCCTGGAAGTGAACCGCAAATCAGAATTGATAAATCGCTTAAACCTTTAAATCTTCCTGTATTAAGTGCTACTGAAATAGAAAAAATGGCTTATGCTCTTATAGAAGATAAACAAAAGAAAATTTTTGAAGAAAAAAATGAACTTGACTTCTCTTTTGAATTAGAAAATGTTGGCCGTTTTCGTGCAAATTATTATCAAACAATTGGTGGTATAGCTTGTGCGTTTCGTATGATTCCTTTAGATATACCGCCACTTGAAAAATTTAATAACAATCCGATTTTCAAAGAACTTGTTAAAAGAGAAAAAGGTTTAATTCTTGTAACAGGACCTACCGGCAGCGGTAAATCAACTACCTTGGCCTCAATGCTTCATGAAATCAATTTAACACAAAACAAACATATCATAACAATTGAAGATCCTGTTGAATTTATGCATACAAATATAAAATCACTCTTTTCTCAACGAGAAGTCGGTCAAAATACAAACTCATTTGCAACAGCACTTAAATTTGCATTAAGACAAGATCCCGATGTTATTCTTATTGGGGAAATGAGGGATAAAGAGACAATCGCAGCTGCGCTAACTGCTGCTGAAACAGGTCATATTGTTTTTGCTACGCTTCATACAAACTCGGCCTCTTCAACAATTAACCGTATTATCGATGTTTTTCCATCCGGAGAACAAGCACAAGTAAGAGCGCAACTTGCATCTTCTCTTATCTCTGTTATATCACAATCTCTTATGCCAAGAATAAGCGGCGGTATAGTTGCCACACAAGAAGTGCTTATATCAAATCCGGCTATTCAAAATCTTATAAGAGAGGATAAAGTTCACCAAATCTATTCTCAAATGCAGCTAAATCAAACTGAAACAAATATGACTACACAAACTGACCAGCTCTTAAATCTTCTGCGTAAGAAAGTCATTACAAAAGAGACTGCAATCACAGCTTCAAACAGACCTGAAGAGTTTATAAAAATAATTAATAATATGTAA
- a CDS encoding SAM-dependent methyltransferase codes for MASRKFSDYMSDWLYGKDGYYATYKEIGKSGDFYTAVSTSKFFGGTIAKHIISLVDEGFLKEDGVVCEIGAHHGYFLADIIEFIYTLRPKLLESLKFVIIERFDALQEFQKNYFKESFGNVVSLTHYKSLSELKCENAFFIANEIFDAFPCELYYKGKSARVDGHEVIFDLDDKWVKNKAQKYHKDRGEIAIGYEEFALSMVSACKKFEFMSFDYGEMQARPDFSLRVYAKHEVIPFFDENIKRDELFAKSDITYDVTFAHVKDAYEEAGVEFIELKAQMSALVEMGILELLEILKANVEEKLYKQELEKVKILIMPNFLGERFKMIRFRKK; via the coding sequence ATGGCGAGTCGTAAATTTAGCGATTATATGAGTGATTGGCTCTATGGAAAAGATGGATACTATGCTACTTACAAAGAGATAGGCAAAAGCGGAGATTTTTACACGGCAGTCAGTACGAGTAAATTTTTTGGCGGTACCATTGCAAAACATATTATCTCTTTGGTTGATGAAGGGTTTTTAAAAGAGGATGGCGTTGTTTGTGAAATCGGTGCGCATCACGGTTATTTTTTAGCAGATATTATAGAGTTTATATATACTCTGAGACCAAAGCTTTTAGAGAGTCTGAAGTTTGTTATTATAGAGAGATTTGATGCACTTCAGGAGTTTCAGAAGAATTATTTTAAAGAGAGTTTTGGTAATGTTGTCTCTCTTACACACTATAAATCCCTGAGTGAATTAAAGTGTGAAAATGCTTTTTTTATAGCAAACGAGATATTTGATGCATTTCCGTGTGAGTTATATTATAAAGGAAAAAGTGCAAGAGTAGATGGACATGAAGTCATCTTTGATTTAGATGACAAATGGGTAAAAAACAAGGCACAGAAATATCACAAAGATAGAGGCGAGATAGCTATCGGATATGAAGAGTTTGCTTTAAGCATGGTATCTGCATGTAAGAAGTTTGAGTTTATGAGTTTTGATTATGGAGAGATGCAGGCGCGTCCTGATTTCTCGCTGAGAGTTTATGCAAAACATGAAGTGATTCCGTTTTTCGATGAAAATATAAAAAGAGATGAGCTCTTTGCAAAATCTGATATAACATATGATGTCACATTTGCTCATGTAAAAGATGCTTATGAAGAGGCGGGCGTAGAGTTTATAGAGCTGAAGGCTCAGATGAGTGCCCTTGTTGAGATGGGTATTTTAGAACTGCTTGAGATACTAAAAGCAAATGTAGAAGAGAAGCTCTATAAACAAGAGTTGGAAAAAGTAAAAATATTGATAATGCCAAATTTTTTAGGCGAACGCTTTAAAATGATAAGGTTTAGAAAAAAGTAG
- a CDS encoding TolC family protein codes for MKVLNLSIALSLLCSSLLFSDEELDSYISQNKKEQFIYDYEKNEAESSKLRDSWIAPLNLNYTHSKSDPYGEQQTSESASIKMDQPIFQSGGIYYGIKFAEASRIYSDYSIDVAKRKLVKDAVSLLMQIKQIDLKVSKQKLQIENSEINLAQKKEDYLNGQLDSGFLDSAIIDRNILIQALYDLETNKERLISKFNAISDMNYKNAFVPNLNILTQEQFLKHNIVLGMSESEIVKNRYAKDVTVAQYLPKVNITAGYNWDKSDSIYQFGSAKEKDYYNFGFKVNLPLDINTFRDIESSKIDYLKSQLLVEDKMRELKAIFEQVMQNIENFERKKQLSVENMELYEKLLSDTKELYQAGYKTQYDVELLQNSVAIQKSDVKIYELDKQLELLTLYEMYKND; via the coding sequence ATGAAGGTTTTAAATCTCTCAATAGCGCTGTCACTTCTTTGTAGTTCACTGCTCTTTAGCGATGAAGAGTTAGACAGCTATATTTCGCAAAACAAAAAAGAGCAGTTTATTTATGATTATGAAAAAAATGAAGCTGAGAGTTCAAAGCTTCGAGATTCATGGATTGCTCCTCTTAATTTAAACTATACGCACTCAAAAAGTGATCCTTACGGTGAGCAGCAAACTTCTGAGAGCGCTTCTATAAAAATGGATCAGCCGATTTTTCAAAGCGGCGGTATCTACTATGGAATTAAGTTCGCCGAGGCTTCTAGAATTTACTCTGATTATTCTATAGATGTTGCAAAAAGAAAGTTGGTAAAAGATGCTGTCTCTTTGTTGATGCAGATTAAGCAGATTGATCTAAAAGTCAGCAAGCAAAAACTTCAAATTGAAAATTCTGAGATAAATCTTGCACAAAAAAAAGAGGATTATTTAAACGGTCAGCTTGATTCTGGCTTTTTAGACAGTGCTATTATTGATAGAAATATTTTGATTCAAGCACTTTATGATTTAGAAACAAACAAAGAGAGATTGATCTCAAAGTTTAATGCTATAAGCGATATGAATTATAAAAATGCGTTTGTACCAAATTTAAATATTTTAACACAAGAGCAATTTTTAAAGCATAATATAGTTTTAGGTATGTCTGAGAGCGAGATCGTTAAAAACAGATATGCCAAAGATGTAACGGTGGCACAATACCTTCCAAAGGTGAATATAACTGCAGGATACAACTGGGATAAGAGTGACAGCATATATCAGTTTGGTTCAGCAAAAGAGAAAGATTATTATAACTTTGGGTTTAAAGTAAATCTGCCTTTGGATATCAACACCTTCAGAGATATAGAGTCTTCAAAAATTGATTATCTTAAATCACAACTGCTTGTTGAAGACAAGATGAGAGAGTTAAAAGCAATCTTTGAGCAGGTAATGCAGAATATAGAAAACTTTGAGAGAAAAAAACAGCTTAGCGTTGAAAATATGGAACTTTATGAAAAGTTATTATCAGATACAAAAGAGCTTTATCAGGCGGGTTATAAAACACAATATGATGTAGAGTTGCTGCAAAATTCTGTTGCAATTCAAAAAAGCGATGTAAAGATATACGAACTTGACAAGCAGCTAGAGCTATTAACGCTTTATGAGATGTATAAAAATGATTAG
- a CDS encoding aspartate aminotransferase family protein — protein sequence MNNIIDLDKKYVLPTYARADVEFVSGDNARLVDANGKKYIDFASGIAVVSVGHANKRVNDAICKQLSNITHTSNLYYIAPQARAAQKIVEASGYDMKCFFGNSGAEANEGAIKIARKFGEKDGEIKRYKVITLQHSFHGRTITTVKATGQAYMHNYFGPYPDGFVYAENIEHVESLVDAHTCAVMIELVQGEGGVQPLDKEAVQKLAKFLKSKDVLLIVDEVQTGVYRTGKFLASNYYDIEPDVVTLAKGLGGGVPIGVVMTTLKDIFSAGDHGSTFGGNFLSTAAACEVVDILNEMNESGELQKNIEYFDSELEKFYNAHKDIFTSKVGIGMMCGLRVKDGETLAKIISNAREEGVIVLRAGKDTLRLLPALTITKKEVDEGFKSLNSAVTSL from the coding sequence ATGAATAATATTATAGATTTAGATAAAAAATATGTTTTACCTACATATGCAAGAGCAGATGTAGAGTTTGTAAGTGGTGATAATGCAAGATTGGTTGATGCAAATGGTAAAAAATATATTGATTTTGCTTCGGGCATTGCAGTTGTAAGTGTTGGACATGCAAATAAAAGAGTAAATGATGCTATTTGTAAACAACTTTCAAATATTACACATACTTCAAATCTTTACTATATCGCGCCACAAGCTAGAGCAGCGCAAAAAATAGTAGAGGCTAGCGGTTATGATATGAAGTGTTTTTTCGGAAACAGCGGAGCGGAAGCAAATGAAGGAGCCATAAAGATAGCAAGAAAATTTGGCGAAAAAGATGGAGAGATAAAAAGATATAAAGTGATAACGCTGCAACACTCTTTTCACGGCAGAACTATTACTACAGTAAAGGCTACAGGTCAAGCTTATATGCATAATTATTTTGGTCCATACCCTGATGGATTTGTTTATGCAGAAAACATAGAACATGTTGAGAGTTTGGTTGATGCGCATACTTGTGCAGTTATGATAGAACTTGTTCAAGGTGAGGGTGGTGTGCAGCCGCTAGATAAAGAAGCGGTTCAAAAGCTGGCAAAATTTTTAAAATCAAAAGATGTATTGCTTATTGTCGATGAAGTGCAAACCGGAGTTTACAGAACAGGAAAATTTTTAGCATCAAACTATTATGATATAGAGCCTGATGTTGTAACTCTTGCAAAGGGCCTTGGCGGCGGTGTTCCAATCGGTGTCGTTATGACTACCTTAAAAGATATTTTTAGCGCAGGAGACCACGGCTCAACATTTGGCGGAAACTTTTTAAGTACGGCAGCAGCATGTGAAGTTGTAGATATATTAAACGAGATGAATGAGAGCGGTGAACTTCAAAAAAATATAGAGTATTTTGATAGTGAGCTGGAAAAATTTTATAATGCCCATAAAGATATATTTACTTCCAAAGTCGGAATCGGAATGATGTGCGGACTTCGTGTAAAAGATGGTGAAACACTTGCAAAAATAATCTCTAACGCAAGAGAAGAGGGCGTGATAGTTTTAAGAGCCGGAAAAGATACGCTTAGGCTATTACCGGCTTTAACAATTACGAAAAAGGAAGTAGATGAAGGTTTTAAATCTCTCAATAGCGCTGTCACTTCTTTGTAG
- a CDS encoding molybdopterin-dependent oxidoreductase gives MSSITACPLDCYDACEIVYENGKLKGLKNGYTQGFLCPHLNHFHKNKFIEKPRYNGKEISMSEALQTLKEMIEESEKDEILHYRGNANFALMQEVTDHFFASYGAVLTEGTLCDGAGEAGIVEGRGSNKNMPITEIVKSDVVIFWGRNPHTTSSHILPLIKNKTVIVIDPVKTKIAKIADIHIQLKPHTDIFLAMLLSRFLYIEDECNEEFLDKYASEYEDYYELTQNIRIKAVLEEIDVSLGDLGDILRVIKDKKVAIVCGVGIQKYSDGADIMRAIDAFAAILGLFGKEGCGVSYLGASRDGITSPFFTKSKKVSKVDTEFGNFKTLFIQGANPLSQMPDTTRVKESISKVKNIVYFGLYENETSEVAHLIIPAKSFLYKNDIRTSYSHNKISFMPKVISSDVGISEYDLSAYLCKEYGISLESEEFYLKYFKKFAVQKIDGFWYVEDRETVPYRDGFDTDDAQFVFLDELDSKIDEEESGMYLITCKSPVSLNSQFHRDDSVYLHSSLGFSEDEIVTVSSVSGSVELKVKHNDDLRKDCVLIYSGTKGVNNLTTSKHALYTKSAIFQENKVEINK, from the coding sequence ATGAGTAGTATTACCGCATGTCCATTAGATTGTTATGATGCATGTGAAATTGTTTACGAAAATGGTAAATTAAAAGGTTTAAAAAATGGTTATACGCAAGGTTTTTTGTGCCCGCATTTAAATCATTTTCATAAAAATAAATTTATAGAAAAACCGCGATATAATGGCAAAGAGATCTCTATGTCTGAAGCATTGCAAACTCTTAAAGAGATGATAGAAGAGAGTGAAAAAGATGAGATTTTGCACTATAGAGGAAATGCAAATTTTGCTTTGATGCAAGAGGTGACAGATCACTTTTTTGCTTCTTATGGTGCGGTACTGACTGAAGGAACCCTTTGTGACGGAGCAGGGGAGGCCGGAATAGTAGAGGGAAGAGGCAGCAATAAAAATATGCCAATTACTGAGATTGTAAAATCTGATGTAGTTATATTTTGGGGAAGAAATCCGCATACGACATCCAGTCATATTTTGCCACTTATAAAAAATAAAACTGTTATTGTTATCGACCCTGTAAAGACAAAAATCGCTAAGATTGCTGATATCCACATTCAGTTAAAACCTCATACTGATATTTTTTTAGCAATGTTGCTTAGTCGTTTTCTCTATATTGAAGATGAGTGTAATGAAGAGTTTTTGGATAAATATGCAAGTGAATATGAAGATTATTATGAATTAACACAAAACATAAGAATCAAAGCTGTTTTAGAAGAGATAGATGTCTCGCTTGGTGATCTTGGGGATATTCTTAGAGTTATAAAAGATAAAAAAGTTGCAATTGTTTGCGGCGTCGGTATACAAAAATATAGTGACGGTGCTGATATTATGAGAGCTATCGATGCTTTTGCTGCAATACTGGGGCTTTTTGGAAAAGAGGGCTGCGGTGTAAGTTATCTTGGTGCATCAAGAGATGGAATAACTTCTCCTTTTTTTACAAAATCAAAAAAAGTTTCTAAAGTAGATACAGAGTTTGGCAATTTTAAAACTCTATTTATTCAAGGAGCAAATCCGCTTTCTCAAATGCCAGACACTACAAGAGTAAAAGAGTCTATAAGCAAAGTAAAAAATATTGTTTATTTTGGACTTTATGAGAATGAGACAAGTGAAGTTGCACATTTGATTATTCCGGCGAAGAGTTTTTTATATAAAAACGACATAAGGACATCATACTCGCACAACAAAATCTCTTTTATGCCTAAAGTTATCTCTAGTGATGTTGGAATCAGTGAATATGATTTGAGCGCTTATTTATGCAAAGAGTATGGAATTTCGTTAGAGAGTGAAGAGTTTTATCTTAAGTATTTTAAAAAATTTGCGGTTCAGAAGATAGATGGTTTTTGGTATGTTGAAGATAGAGAAACAGTTCCTTACAGAGATGGTTTTGATACGGATGATGCTCAATTTGTTTTTTTGGATGAATTAGATTCAAAAATAGATGAAGAAGAGAGCGGGATGTATCTTATAACATGCAAGAGTCCTGTAAGTTTAAATTCTCAATTTCATCGTGATGATAGTGTATATCTGCATAGTTCTTTGGGATTTTCAGAGGATGAGATAGTTACAGTCTCTTCGGTTTCAGGCAGTGTCGAGTTAAAGGTGAAGCACAATGATGATTTGCGAAAGGATTGTGTTTTAATCTATAGCGGCACAAAAGGTGTTAATAATTTGACAACATCAAAGCATGCTCTTTATACAAAAAGTGCAATATTTCAAGAAAATAAGGTAGAAATCAACAAATGA
- a CDS encoding HlyD family secretion protein, with translation MKIFALLFLLFSFSYAKVYYAKVEPFEMRSISSNVSGLIVYADENLIGKKLSAEPYIKIDSEIDEKELKLTKEKLMYTKNSLEINEAVLVNLEDSLVKKRENYRKIEPLKFKSSVEKDKEFYDLITSENLYLNTKKEIQNLKVQISDLKLRIAQLERSIKDKNLVAENFVLYEMLVKPGQVVSVAAPLAKVADVSKALLTIYLDEPDVINSKEKVIYIDDKKTSYNISRLLNIADSKNISKYMAQIIIKSPKLFSKLVKVELRDE, from the coding sequence ATGAAAATATTTGCTCTACTTTTTTTACTGTTTAGTTTCTCATATGCTAAAGTTTATTATGCCAAGGTTGAACCATTTGAAATGAGAAGTATATCTTCAAATGTATCTGGATTAATTGTTTATGCTGATGAAAATTTAATAGGCAAAAAACTTTCTGCTGAGCCATATATTAAAATAGATTCTGAAATTGATGAAAAAGAACTTAAATTAACAAAAGAAAAATTAATGTATACAAAAAACAGTTTAGAGATAAACGAAGCTGTTTTAGTAAACCTTGAAGATTCTCTTGTGAAAAAAAGAGAAAATTATAGAAAAATAGAGCCTTTGAAATTTAAATCATCTGTTGAAAAAGATAAAGAATTTTATGATTTGATAACAAGTGAAAACCTATACTTAAATACAAAAAAAGAGATTCAAAATTTAAAAGTTCAAATTTCAGATTTAAAATTAAGAATAGCGCAGCTTGAGAGAAGTATTAAAGATAAAAATTTAGTTGCAGAGAATTTTGTGCTCTATGAAATGCTTGTAAAACCGGGTCAAGTTGTCAGTGTAGCAGCTCCTTTGGCAAAAGTAGCTGATGTTTCAAAAGCACTGCTTACAATATATCTAGATGAACCTGATGTAATCAATTCAAAAGAAAAAGTTATCTATATAGATGATAAAAAAACATCATATAACATTTCAAGACTTTTAAATATTGCAGATAGTAAAAATATATCCAAATATATGGCTCAGATTATTATAAAATCACCAAAGTTATTTTCAAAACTTGTTAAAGTAGAACTAAGAGATGAGTAG